A stretch of Gossypium hirsutum isolate 1008001.06 chromosome A06, Gossypium_hirsutum_v2.1, whole genome shotgun sequence DNA encodes these proteins:
- the LOC107921112 gene encoding uncharacterized protein: MIYMLKSFGSHLSNSCHEQACNGIFMFIGFSISYCFLLLLQLLVQLKLPFNLRINICYCFLLLLQLLVQLKLPFNLQNNIWYYRAPELIFGATKYTTAINICSRKNA, encoded by the exons ATG ATATATATGTTGAAAAGCTTTGGAAGCCATTTGAGCAACTCCTGCCATGAACAAGCATGTAATGGAATCTTCATGTTCATAGG ATTCAGCATCAGTTACTGCTTCCTGCTCCTCCTGCAACTATTGGTTCAACTGAAGCTgccatttaatcttcgaattaatatttg TTACTGCTTCCTGCTCCTCCTGCAACTATTGGTTCAACTGAAACTGCCATTTAatcttcaaaataatatttg gtactatcgagcacctgaattaatatttggtgcaactaaatacaccacagCCATTAACATCTGTTCTAG